The Dasypus novemcinctus isolate mDasNov1 chromosome 12, mDasNov1.1.hap2, whole genome shotgun sequence genome includes a window with the following:
- the COPZ1 gene encoding coatomer subunit zeta-1 produces the protein MEALILEPSLYTVKAILILDNDGDRLFAKYYDDTYPSVKEQKTFEKNIFNKTHRTDSEIALLEGLTVVYKSSIDLYFYVIGSSYENELMLMAVLNCLFDSLSQMLRKNVEKRALLENMEGLFLAVDEIVDGGVILESDPQQVVHRVALRGEDVPLTEQTVSQVLQSAKEQIKWSLLR, from the exons ATGGAGGCGCTGATTTTG GAACCCTCCCTGTATACTGTCAAAGCCATCCTGATTCTGGACAATGATGGAGATCGACTTTTTGCCAAG TACTATGACGACACCTACCCCAGTGTCAAGGAGCAAAAGACCTTTGAGAAGAACATTTTCAACAAGACCCATCGGACTGATA GTGAAATTGCCCTCTTGGAAGGCCTGACAGTGGTGTATAAAAGCAGTATCGATCTCTATTTCTATGTGATTGGCAGCTCCTATGAAAATGAG CTCATGCTCATGGCTGTTCTGAACTGCCTTTTCGACTCACTGAGCCAGATGCTAAG GAAAAATGTAGAAAAGCGAGCTCTGCTGGAGAACATGGAGGGGCTCTTCTTGGCTGTGGATGAAATTGTGGATGGAGG GGTGATCCTAGAGAGTGATCCTCAGCAAGTGGTACACCGGGTGGCGTTAAGG GGTGAAGATGTCCCCCTCACGGAGCAGACCGTGTCTCAG GTGCTACAGTCAGCCAAAGAACAGATCAAGTGGTCACTACTTCGGTGA